gttcttgttcttgctcttcatctttgttttcttcttcctttgagCTTTGTCAATGGTTTCTTTGTCGATAGTTTGATGTTAATGGCTATGCAGGTCTATTTTTCAATGCCCTGGCTCTAGTGAAACTACTCAAATAATCAAATGCTATTGTGACTTGTGATGGGTAAATCTGTAGAGATTCATGGCCAGTGTTGGGATGCAGGAGATATGTTGGAGAATGCAGGGTGAGGTGGATGGTGGTATGGAAGAATGATTTAGAAATTCATTTGATGACGCGGGCCTCGATCACGAGCTTTGGACCTTGTGTTCAGCTTGAGATGGATTTAAGGATTATGCGGTGGGTACGGAATGGGAATAGTCCTAAGGTGTAGATTGTGGGTGTTGAATAAGAATTTGCGTAATGGTTAGTTGGTGGGTTTGAGTAAAATGTAAGTCTGGGCAATGGTTTTGAGTAGGAATGTGCTTAAGATTTTTTCTATTTGGCATGGGCTTAGAGTAGGAATGGGCTTAGTATGGTCAAAGGAGGGCTTAAGATTTAGAtaattttctttgagtttagGTTGTTGGCTTGAGTGCCTAAGAATAATGGCTTTGGAATGGGAAAGGTGGAGTGGAAAGTGTGCCTAGCTGTAAGGACATGGGCCCAAATGATGACAATagtctcaaaataaatgaaatgggTCTAAAAGGGAACGGCATGGGCATTTGATTTAAGGGCTTCAGGGCTTTGTGTTAGCGGGTTTAGAAAATGATCCTTCAAGCCCATTCTCAATAACATATGTAATAGTCGGAATGTGCATTCTTTGCGAAAAAATTGTACTTAGTGGTAAGGACAAATCTATGTAAACAAATTCTTAGTAGAACGTTGTAGCCATCAAATATGTAAAAGCTATCAATTAATGATTGTGTGAGAGGAGAACCGAATGGATGCCCTGAGTTTGACCCACGACTTAGATCCACATACAGCTATCTAGGTCCACTATCCTAACGTAGGCACAGCCTATGATGATCTAGGCCACTCACACTAGATTAGGCCTCCTATGGTGATTTAGGCTAGCTTAAACAATTTTGGCCAATGTACAACTACTTTGTTTGCCTTAGGCTGAAATAATTCTGTTTACACCCATACATGTGCCACTGTGCCACATGTGCAATGTGTCATCGCCCATTTTCTATTGACCGACATTTCATTATGCCACACAATGTGCCATGTGTAAAATATGCCACTACATGCGGCACATGCTATGgagccacatgtgccacatgacATTTGTCCATCTTAGGTTGTCCAACATAGATTCTTCTGCATTGTTGAAAATAAGCATGTTGTCGGCGAATTGAAGATGGGGGATTGGAGGCTTGATGTTTTCGATCTTGAAACCCCTGAACAAACCAACAAACAAACCCCTGCTGAGCATTATGCTTAGAGCTTACGACACTAACCATGAATAGGAAGGGGGTCTCCCCGACGGAGACCCTTGGACGCCTTAAACAGACCAAAGAGGGATCCTGTGATAAGGATGGAGAATTTAGTGTAAGAAATATAGGCTAGAATCCATGACCTCCATTTATCCTCGCAACCTAGGTCTAAGAATTTCCAATTTACGTGATCTTAGGCCTTCTCCAAATCCAACTTGCAAATCAATCCTTTCCTGACTGCTGGATGGCATGAATTGGCACACTGGTGAGTAACCAAAGTGATGTCGAGGATTTGCCTTAGAGAGGGTGACCACGGGAAGAGCGACTCTGAAGCTTTGGGCAAAGACTTTTGCAATGATTTTGGATTGGTGAATTTTGcatttattttcttgcatgatCCCATAGTTTAAGTGCATTGACGAAtatgtttttgtaaatttttttgtcGGACTTATGTTGACAATGATATTTGAAGTTTCCACGATTCATTAATCCTCTTCATATGAAGTTTTGTGTTTCATTTATGCAAGCTGGAAATTATTGCATATCGGGGTTGATGATTTAAGCTCTATGTTTCATTTATGCAACTTGAAGATTATTGCATGTGTTTGGGTTAATTTACACAGGAAATTctgtcctttttctttttctttttctttttagaattctTTGGTTGTTTCTGAAATCTTTTGGAAGTTTCATAAGGTAGTAACCATCATTTTTAAAAAAGCTTTTTAAGGTGCATTTATCTGCAAACATTTACATATGTAAATGCTTTACacggtaaattattttattgggAATCCATTTGCATATGTAGATGCTTCATCGTGCAAGCAGTTTACCACGTTTGTGTTTTTGTTCTATCTTTCCCATGCAATTTGCAAGCCATTTTCCTGTTTTTGTTTGCACTAAAACATACAGGTATGAAAATCCGTGTTCAAAGTATGTGCCCAGAAAATGGATATGATCTTTTtgtacatccatcatgtggggcccacccttgatGTTCCATtctctcaaatcactttgattagaTGATCCTCAACATTGATGATTGGTTTGGGAGATTGGTGATCCACATTGAGTATACTAGAGGGATCTAAGCATTGATGTGGACtgcctatcatgtggggcccacctttgattgcacatccctctcaaatcattttaatgggGTGACCCTGACCATAGTAGTTTGGTAAATACATGGTCAATATTGAGTATACTAGAGAGGTCTAAGcattgatgtgaaccatccatcatgttttgATTGTCCATCACTTGCAAATCACTGGGATCATATGAtttagggctcgtttggcatctctactctaatctaataagagctactctatagttgatgtcatttttaaagatttcaataactccattataagagcaattTAGGTAGTTGCTTTGGTGGATTCCATCATAGATTGATCGTGCCCCAAAAGGCAAAAGAATGAATGGATACAACCTTCATGTTATAAGACATTTCGGCCATCTATTATGTTGGACATTGAATGTGGATCCTCCATCatatagagcccacctttgatgtggatcgtctatTGTGTgtgccaaaccttcaaagtgggtcgtccatcatgcgtgGCTTGTCTTTtatgtagaccattcatcatcaggggttgacctttgatgtggaccatccattatgtgcggcccaccttgatgtaggttatatgaagcttggctcggcttgagTCGTCGTTCTAGCCGAGCTGAgtgagcttttcaagctagcttggctcgtgtacaaccctactaTTTGGCCCTTCTTGTCTGGCCTCTTTAATACTGCTTTGGTCCTTTTGGGATTGATCATAGGTGTAGTGGGAGATTCTAGCCGAGGCAAGATTCAATGGAGGATGCTTCCACACTATTGTGCGGGCTTTCTGGGAAGAAAGGAACAATAAAATGTATTAAATAAGCCCGTGAGCATTGTCAATGGTACACAGAATAAAATCGTCCTTGGTCAATTGTGGCCTTGCGGCTTAAAGAGTAAAGAGATATCTAAAGTTGATCATATTCATGGTGGAAGAAGAGACGTTGATGATTACCGAAGGCCTGTTCCAGAAAGCCAAATTTTGGAGTGCTCTTCCAAGCTGGTGGAAGGTCAATATTGATTGGAGTTTGATGGGTAAACTTGGGGCTTTTAGGATTTGTGGTGTAAGGGATGAGCATGGTTCCATCAAATTTGGGTTTTCTGGGCAGTTGGGGTTTGGAAACTCTTAGAGGATGGAGTTGTTGGCCATCAGAATGGGGGTAGGGGACCTTTTGCTAGTCGGGTGAGGGTGGGTTGGTGATGGTGGAGGGGAACTCGTCTCTTGTGTAATGTGATTTCCTGTGTTTTTGGAGATGCTCCTCAGGATCTAGTTTTCATTTTCAATTGCTTAAGTTTGTTTTTTTATTCTATGCATATTTTCTTTAACCAAATTCCTAGAGAGGCATATGATATTGTCAATTTCCTTTCTAAGGGTCCTTAGATCATCTCATTGTATGGGGGACTCTTATTGATTTCCTTGTCTTTTCGCTTCTTCAAGAACTTCTTTTGTATGGGGGACTCTTATCGATTGCCTTGATGGATTTGTCTTTTCGCTTCTTCAAGAAATTATTTTGTTATCGAATAAAAAAAAAGTCTACGAAGAAACTGTCCAATGTGGGATCTTTTTCTCATGCCTGATTGTATATGCCTGCTCAAGTGTCATCTCTTTGCAAGACAGCATGAATGTTTACATTATTTGATTATCATTCAAACTTGCAATTTTCAAGCACCCTTATTTTTTGCACATGGgaacatttgttttgcaaatgtttttatttttattttctgaagaaaataatatgtaaaatttGAATTTGTGCTTAAATCTCAACTCAAACATTTTGTATTCTATCCGTGGATGTTGAAGATTATTGCTTGGGTTGGGATTTTTCTTTGAATCCTTGAGTCTGATCTGACACTCTCCCTACATTTTACATGGGTAGCTGATGTTATACTGTGGATGATATATTAGTTTCATCTGTCTGCGTGttctttaatttctttttctGCGATCTTAATTGCTGTAGGGATTGAAATGATGGACAACCACCACTCTTTTTGGCAATTGGGTGATGAACTTCGAGGACAGTCAAAGGTCTCTGAGGATCATAAATGGTTGATGGTCGCATCAACGCTGGCTGAACAGACAAGATTGAAAGGGGAACGGGTGAATAACCTCGATTTTTCAAAAACCCTGATTGAAACAAAGTTGAAAGAGAAAACTGTGTTTCAGGAAGATAACAAATTTGAGAACCTTAATTTCAGTCTGATGAATTTGGATTCCAAGATGCCTGAACCTGCGAGCAAGGGTTCCTTCCGAAATGGTGTTTATAATATGAATGCAGCATATCAGAAGGGCAACAATAACACTGTTGGCAACATTAATGTAGCTGCTAGTAACAAGTACAACAACAATAATAGCAAAGAGACCAATAACAATAACAGcaacaacaataataacaacaacaacagtgGCAGCAACAACAGTGTTGACAAACGGTTCAAGACATTGCCTTCATCAGAAATGCTTCCACGCAATGAAGTGCTTGGAGGTTACATTTTTGTGTGTAACAATGACACAATGCAAGAAGATTTGAAGCGACAGCTATTTGGTATGTTTGACAATATGTTTTGTCATTGTCATTGTCAAGTTACATTTAACCGGGGTCTTCTGCAGATTTTGGGAAAGAAGTTGTGATTTTTCTGGACATAGCATCATTTTTTCTTGTTTCTATTCGTAATGCTTCCAGcactttctttgtttctttcttttcctcctcATTACTTCACATTTCATATTTAAAAGGCTTGGATTGTTTTTGCTAAGCATTTTCTATTCTTCTGTTAATTTAACACAGTATCAAGTATTCATTTATGATACTCAATATGCAGGATTACCACCAAGATACCGAGATTCTGTTCGGGCAATAACCCCAGGATTACCTCTGTTTCTCTACAATTACACTACTCACCAGCTACATGGGATATTTGAGGTTTGCTTTCATGTTTTTgttcattttatggcttgacaCAGTATCTGAGAATCAGAATATCTTGTTGAGAATGCATATAGTTAATTTGCTAACACCTCATTTAGTTGGGAGGACATCATGTGTATCCTACTGTTAAGTCCTATAAAATGGAGgaacttttttttaaaggtgtAAGTCTATTTATCACAGTTAGAGCTATTTGTGGTATGAATATGAAGCCCAGTGGT
This region of Magnolia sinica isolate HGM2019 chromosome 1, MsV1, whole genome shotgun sequence genomic DNA includes:
- the LOC131239995 gene encoding B2 protein-like, giving the protein MMDNHHSFWQLGDELRGQSKVSEDHKWLMVASTLAEQTRLKGERVNNLDFSKTLIETKLKEKTVFQEDNKFENLNFSLMNLDSKMPEPASKGSFRNGVYNMNAAYQKGNNNTVGNINVAASNKYNNNNSKETNNNNSNNNNNNNNSGSNNSVDKRFKTLPSSEMLPRNEVLGGYIFVCNNDTMQEDLKRQLFGLPPRYRDSVRAITPGLPLFLYNYTTHQLHGIFEASSFGGSNIDPTAWEDKKCKGESRFPAQVRIRVRKLCKALEEDSFRPVLHHYDGPKFRLELSIPETLALLDLCEQGGM